A window of Elusimicrobiota bacterium contains these coding sequences:
- the gap gene encoding type I glyceraldehyde-3-phosphate dehydrogenase: protein MAINVGINGFGRIGRLVMRAGVKNPALNFVAVNDLTDAKTLAHLFKYDSTFGIYPGGVEARGSDLVIDGKVIRVIAEKDPAQLPWKSLGIELVIESTGRFTEAEKAKAHLGAGARKVIISAPAKGEDITVCMGINEDLYDPAKHCIVSNASCTTNALAPLAKVMNEAFGIKSGLMTTVHSYTNDQVVLDFAHKDLRRARAAAVSMIPSSTGAAKAIGLVLPQLKGKLNGIAIRVPTPDVSLVDLTVVTEKPTSKEEVNAAFKKAAESGRLKGYLQYCEAELVSKDFTGNSASSIFDAPLTDVVGQNLVKVFGWYDNEWGYSNRVIDLSAYIAKKMGAPAKV, encoded by the coding sequence ATGGCAATCAATGTCGGAATCAACGGTTTCGGGCGCATTGGGCGCCTGGTGATGCGCGCCGGGGTCAAGAACCCCGCCTTGAACTTCGTGGCCGTCAACGATTTGACGGACGCCAAGACCTTGGCCCATCTTTTCAAGTACGATTCCACCTTCGGGATTTATCCGGGCGGCGTGGAGGCCCGCGGGTCGGACCTCGTGATCGACGGCAAGGTCATCCGAGTGATCGCGGAGAAGGATCCGGCCCAGCTTCCCTGGAAGAGCCTGGGAATCGAGCTCGTCATCGAGTCTACGGGGCGCTTTACCGAGGCGGAAAAGGCCAAGGCGCATCTCGGCGCGGGGGCGCGCAAGGTCATCATCTCGGCGCCGGCCAAGGGCGAGGACATTACCGTGTGCATGGGCATCAACGAGGACCTCTACGACCCGGCCAAGCATTGCATCGTCTCCAACGCCTCCTGCACCACCAACGCCTTGGCGCCGCTGGCTAAGGTCATGAACGAGGCCTTCGGCATCAAATCGGGCCTCATGACCACGGTCCACTCCTACACCAACGACCAGGTGGTCCTGGATTTCGCCCACAAGGACCTGCGCCGGGCCCGGGCCGCGGCGGTGAGCATGATCCCGAGCAGCACGGGGGCGGCCAAGGCCATCGGCCTGGTCCTGCCGCAGCTCAAGGGCAAGCTCAACGGCATCGCCATCCGCGTGCCCACCCCGGACGTCTCTTTGGTGGACCTCACCGTGGTGACCGAGAAGCCGACCTCCAAGGAGGAGGTCAACGCGGCCTTCAAAAAGGCAGCCGAGTCAGGCAGGCTTAAGGGCTATCTCCAATACTGCGAGGCGGAGCTCGTGTCCAAGGATTTTACGGGCAACAGCGCGAGCTCGATTTTCGACGCGCCGCTCACCGACGTGGTCGGGCAGAACCTGGTCAAGGTTTTCGGCTGGTACGACAACGAATGGGGCTACTCGAACCGGGTCATAGATCTGTCCGCCTACATCGCCAAGAAAATGGGCGCCCCAGCCAAAGTCTAA
- the rocF gene encoding arginase produces MKRRVSVLGVPLDLGASKQGTSGGPAAIRRAKLIESLENLGLAVEDSGDLPVPKSSRRSSPKLRNASAILEVCRELEKRVHDSRAAGILPVTLGGDHSLAVGSVSGVSRAFRDADQKIGLIWVDAHADINTPETSPSGNVHGMPLAHILGLGRKEFARLGGFSPKVEPRNVCLIGVRDVDKAEAANLRRSGIRVFSMQEIDRFGMGTTIEQAIDVASDGTAGFHLSFDIDVVDPGSAPGTGTLKRGGLTYRESHLLMEMVADSQNLLSLDLVEVNPLEDVQNSTAVLAVEFISSALGKSIY; encoded by the coding sequence ATGAAACGCAGGGTCTCGGTCCTGGGGGTCCCTCTGGACCTCGGGGCCAGCAAGCAGGGAACCTCGGGGGGGCCCGCCGCCATACGCAGGGCCAAGCTCATCGAGTCCCTGGAAAACCTGGGCCTCGCGGTGGAGGACTCGGGGGATTTGCCGGTGCCCAAGTCCTCCCGGCGCAGTTCCCCGAAGCTCAGGAACGCTTCCGCGATCCTTGAAGTCTGCCGGGAGCTGGAAAAGCGCGTTCATGACAGTCGGGCCGCGGGAATTTTGCCCGTCACCTTGGGGGGCGACCATAGCCTCGCCGTGGGGAGCGTCTCCGGGGTCTCCCGGGCCTTTCGCGATGCTGACCAGAAGATAGGCCTTATCTGGGTGGACGCCCACGCCGATATCAACACCCCCGAAACCTCTCCCTCCGGCAACGTCCACGGCATGCCCTTGGCCCACATTTTGGGCTTGGGGCGCAAGGAATTCGCGAGGCTCGGCGGCTTCTCCCCCAAGGTCGAGCCGCGCAACGTCTGCCTCATCGGGGTGCGCGACGTGGACAAGGCAGAGGCCGCGAACTTGCGCCGTTCCGGGATCCGGGTCTTCTCCATGCAGGAGATAGACCGCTTCGGCATGGGCACGACCATCGAGCAGGCCATCGACGTGGCCTCGGACGGCACCGCGGGTTTTCATCTCAGCTTCGACATCGATGTGGTCGACCCCGGCAGCGCCCCCGGCACCGGCACCTTGAAGCGCGGGGGCCTCACCTACCGGGAATCCCATCTTCTGATGGAAATGGTCGCCGACTCCCAGAACCTCCTGTCCTTGGATCTCGTGGAGGTCAATCCCCTCGAGGACGTGCAGAACTCCACGGCGGTGCTTGCCGTCGAGTTCATCAGCTCGGCCCTCGGCAAAAGCATCTACTGA
- a CDS encoding phosphoglycerate kinase — MKLKRVQDMTVKNKRVLLRVDYNVPLKGGKVEDASRIRETLPTLKHLREAGAKIALISHLGRPRGKPDPKYSLKPVLSELEKLLGAGVSFAEDCVGVPAEKAVAGLKAGGVVLLENLRFHAEEEANDPKFAQALSKLGDVFVQDAFGALHRAHASTAGIPRNLPGAIGFLVQKELEFLDRVIGHPERPFLAIVGGAKVSDKLGVLHKLLDRIDCLVIGGGMAYTFLAAQGISIGKSLLEKDKVHEAQGLVEKAYAKKVQCLLPADHMVVREINADAAATATQGMAIPPDFIGVDIGPHAIEYFREEIAKAKTIFWNGPMGIFEMEAFAKGSIAVAEAMAEATKKGATTIVGGGDSLAALSKAGLSGQMSHCSTGGGASLELLEGKILPGLAALAS; from the coding sequence TTGAAGCTCAAACGCGTGCAGGACATGACCGTCAAGAACAAGCGGGTCCTCTTGCGCGTCGACTACAACGTCCCGCTCAAGGGCGGCAAGGTGGAGGATGCCAGCCGCATCCGCGAGACCTTGCCCACTTTGAAGCATTTGCGGGAGGCAGGGGCCAAGATCGCCCTCATTTCTCATCTGGGCCGGCCGCGCGGCAAGCCAGACCCCAAGTACAGTTTGAAGCCCGTGCTCTCCGAGCTCGAGAAGCTCCTGGGCGCCGGAGTGTCCTTCGCCGAGGATTGCGTCGGGGTCCCCGCGGAGAAGGCCGTGGCCGGGCTCAAGGCCGGGGGAGTCGTCCTGCTCGAGAACCTTCGCTTCCACGCCGAGGAGGAGGCCAACGACCCCAAGTTCGCCCAGGCCCTTTCCAAGCTCGGCGACGTTTTCGTCCAGGACGCTTTCGGGGCCCTGCACAGGGCCCACGCCTCCACGGCCGGGATCCCCAGGAATCTGCCGGGAGCCATCGGTTTCCTGGTCCAGAAGGAACTGGAATTCCTGGACCGCGTCATAGGACACCCCGAGCGGCCCTTTTTGGCCATCGTGGGCGGGGCCAAGGTCTCCGACAAGCTCGGGGTCCTGCACAAGCTCCTCGACCGCATCGACTGTCTCGTGATCGGGGGGGGGATGGCCTACACCTTCCTCGCCGCCCAGGGCATCTCCATCGGCAAGTCGCTCCTGGAAAAAGACAAGGTTCATGAAGCCCAGGGCTTGGTCGAGAAGGCCTACGCCAAGAAAGTGCAGTGCCTGCTTCCCGCCGACCACATGGTGGTGCGCGAGATCAATGCCGACGCCGCCGCGACGGCCACCCAGGGCATGGCCATTCCTCCCGATTTCATCGGGGTGGACATCGGCCCGCACGCCATCGAGTATTTCCGGGAGGAGATCGCCAAGGCCAAAACTATTTTCTGGAACGGGCCCATGGGGATTTTTGAGATGGAGGCCTTCGCCAAGGGCAGCATCGCCGTGGCCGAGGCCATGGCCGAGGCCACGAAGAAAGGAGCCACCACCATAGTGGGCGGAGGCGACAGCTTGGCGGCTCTTTCCAAGGCGGGGCTTTCGGGCCAGATGAGCCATTGCTCCACCGGCGGAGGCGCCAGCCTGGAGCTGTTGGAGGGCAAGATACTCCCCGGCTTGGCCGCTCTAGCCTCTTAA
- the secG gene encoding preprotein translocase subunit SecG translates to MFYTFLLTVHVIACFLMILVVLLQTGRGAGLLVFGGGGDSLINTPTGSSFMRKLTSVLAGTFALTSLLLTFFTTRSGMSTVTSRAPTAPAPVQAPRQSKAPVPPPHPAGTRK, encoded by the coding sequence ATGTTTTACACATTCTTGCTCACGGTGCACGTCATCGCCTGTTTCTTGATGATCCTGGTCGTGCTTCTCCAAACGGGACGAGGGGCCGGGCTCCTGGTGTTCGGAGGGGGGGGAGACTCCTTGATCAACACCCCGACCGGCTCGAGCTTCATGAGAAAGCTCACCTCCGTCCTGGCCGGAACCTTCGCCCTGACCTCGCTTCTTTTGACCTTTTTTACGACCCGCTCGGGGATGTCCACGGTCACCTCCAGGGCGCCGACGGCGCCGGCTCCGGTCCAGGCGCCTCGGCAGTCCAAAGCACCGGTCCCCCCGCCTCACCCGGCGGGGACTCGCAAGTAG
- a CDS encoding MltA domain-containing protein translates to MLAAVLGLAPFVALAQDFEDPLAPRTFEAEPLAVPSIPNNALRRVAADRFPEFADDMPLESLRRAASWNGAYLAHFSDSQPLYFGDRVASVGELKRTMAALLELLRAGRSELNARLRSDFELYESAGSVGDGGVVFTGYFEPEIPAVPAPDPAHPVPVYARPADLVAVAPSEGFPYDYARRTRSGGLEVFSSRARIDRGALKGQGLELFWAEDPTDLFFLQLQGSGFLRLPSGERVRVGFDGANGHPYRSIARYLIDRGEIIGGADSLSIMRYVRAQSPARKLEILEVDPRYSFFQKREGDGPLGSIGVPLTPGRSLAVSRQLPRGCLAFFLTRRPVADRFGRIIGFAPVRRFALSQDAGAAIDNPGRADVFWGAGDQAAAEASHMKEGGRLYFLLLKSR, encoded by the coding sequence TTGCTCGCGGCCGTTCTGGGTCTGGCCCCCTTTGTCGCCTTGGCCCAGGATTTTGAGGATCCCCTGGCGCCGCGAACCTTCGAGGCCGAACCCCTGGCGGTCCCCAGCATTCCCAATAACGCCCTGCGCCGGGTGGCGGCGGACCGTTTCCCGGAATTTGCCGATGACATGCCTCTTGAGTCCCTGCGCCGGGCCGCGTCCTGGAACGGGGCGTATCTGGCGCATTTTTCGGACTCTCAGCCTCTCTATTTCGGAGACAGAGTCGCGAGCGTGGGAGAACTCAAGAGGACTATGGCCGCCCTTCTGGAGCTCCTGAGGGCCGGCCGCTCCGAGCTCAACGCGCGCCTGCGCTCGGACTTTGAGCTTTACGAGTCGGCCGGCTCCGTTGGGGACGGGGGAGTGGTCTTCACCGGCTACTTCGAGCCCGAGATCCCGGCCGTGCCGGCTCCCGACCCCGCCCATCCCGTCCCGGTTTACGCCCGGCCCGCGGACCTGGTCGCGGTCGCTCCGAGCGAGGGCTTCCCCTACGACTACGCCCGCAGAACCCGGTCCGGGGGCCTCGAGGTGTTTTCGAGCCGCGCCCGGATAGACCGTGGGGCCCTGAAGGGACAAGGCCTCGAGCTTTTCTGGGCCGAGGACCCGACGGACCTGTTCTTCCTGCAGCTTCAAGGCTCGGGATTCCTGCGCCTGCCCTCGGGCGAGCGCGTCCGGGTGGGCTTCGACGGCGCCAACGGCCATCCCTACCGCAGCATCGCGCGCTACCTCATCGACCGAGGCGAGATAATCGGGGGGGCCGATAGTCTCTCCATCATGCGCTATGTTCGCGCCCAAAGTCCGGCGCGCAAGCTTGAGATTCTCGAGGTGGATCCCCGCTATTCCTTCTTCCAGAAGCGCGAGGGAGACGGGCCCTTGGGTTCGATCGGTGTCCCCCTGACCCCCGGCAGGTCCTTGGCGGTGAGCCGCCAGCTTCCCAGGGGCTGTCTCGCCTTTTTCTTGACGCGCCGGCCCGTGGCGGACCGCTTCGGAAGGATCATCGGGTTTGCGCCCGTCCGGCGTTTCGCTTTGAGCCAGGACGCGGGGGCCGCCATAGACAATCCGGGGAGGGCCGACGTTTTCTGGGGGGCCGGCGACCAGGCCGCGGCAGAGGCCAGCCATATGAAGGAAGGCGGCAGGCTTTACTTCCTCTTGCTCAAGTCCCGCTGA